A part of Mustela erminea isolate mMusErm1 chromosome 9, mMusErm1.Pri, whole genome shotgun sequence genomic DNA contains:
- the KCNJ11 gene encoding ATP-sensitive inward rectifier potassium channel 11, producing MSFLCSWLLFAMVWWLIAFAHGDLAPDEGTVVPCVTSIHSFSSAFLFSIEVQVTIGFGGRMVTEECPLAILILIVQNIVGLMINAIMLGCIFMKTAQAHRRAETLIFSKHAVIAVRHGRLCFMLRVGDLRKSMIISATIHMQVVRKTTSPEGEVVPLHQVDIPMENGVGGNSIFLVAPLIIYHVIDANSPLYDLAPTDLHHHQDLEIIVILEGVVETTGITTQARTSYLADEILWGQRFVPIVAEEDGRYSVDYSKFGNTIKVPTPLCTARQLDEDRSLLDALTLASSRGPLRKRSVAVAKTKPKFSISPDSLS from the coding sequence ATGTCCTTCCTGTGCAGCTGGCTGCTCTTTGCCATGGTCTGGTGGCTCATTGCCTTCGCTCACGGTGACCTGGCCCCTGACGAGGGCACCGTTGTGCCCTGTGTCACCAGCATCCactctttttcctctgctttccttttctccattgaggTCCAGGTGACCATTGGTTTTGGCGGGCGCATGGTGACCGAGGAGTGCCCGCTAGCCATCTTGATCCTCATTGTGCAGAACATCGTGGGGCTCATGATCAATGCCATCATGCTGGGCTGCATCTTCATGAAGACGGCCCAGGCCCATCGGCGGGCCGAGACCCTCATCTTCAGCAAGCACGCTGTCATCGCAGTGCGCCACGGCCGCCTCTGCTTCATGCTGCGCGTGGGTGACCTCCGCAAGAGCATGATCATCAGTGCCACCATCCACATGCAGGTGGTGCGCAAGACCACCAGCCCCGAGGGCGAAGTGGTGCCCCTCCACCAGGTGGACATCCCCATGGAGAACGGTGTGGGGGGCAACAGCATCTTCCTCGTGGCTCCTCTCATCATCTACCACGTCATTGACGCCAACAGCCCACTCTATGACCTGGCGCCCACTGACCTGCACCACCACCAAGACCTCGAGATCATTGTTATTTTGGAAGGTGTGGTGGAGACCACAGGCATCACCACCCAGGCCCGCACCTCCTACTTGGCCGACGAGATCCTCTGGGGCCAGCGCTTTGTACCCATCGTGGCCGAGGAGGATGGCCGCTACTCCGTGGACTATTCCAAATTTGGCAACACCATCAAAGTGCCCACGCCGCTCTGCACGGCCCGCCAGCTTGATGAGGACCGCAGTCTGCTGGACGCCCTGACCCTCGCCTCCTCCCGTGGCCCCCTGCGCAAGCGCAGCGTGGCTGTGGCCAAGACCAAACCCAAGTTCAGCATCTCTCCGGATTCCCTGTCCTGA